In Zygosaccharomyces rouxii strain CBS732 chromosome D complete sequence, one DNA window encodes the following:
- the AVL9 gene encoding Avl9p (similar to uniprot|Q12500 Saccharomyces cerevisiae YLR114C AVL9 PHO85 Requiring) — MQDELPIIMGLCLVDFHHKRGPEVEYSCGIPKDTEGNIVFPNLPFQALPDGSHSFKETFTYFTLLYNEKKKCSPPNGATEIAEDELGDYTTLFAISCSRQIRSDDLTYKEEDITRSTVQKAIVVISRKPIFGQIKDKVSLVTNAFFLQRDFSDKTIITSLYENLMALFKTWNLQDGHFYLGLSLRRIIYDFKKDILVLLKALLLERQLIFYGTNVEALCNLQFGLISLIPNLLSHLENSGSPLLYENLENLKVADSFRSSDRKSVLKFLGFPLLIFEKGGLFSPYTPLQQIQDINSEATKFFVIGSSNSLLTERKNELCDIFVNVDDSSVEIINKSLNAALTLSNHDKKWIDSITNAVVSTWNENDLETPKNSQFEGSEDFIRWQFEDYLTGLLSSIKLSDYMASPKVNDTSLQSIPEEMQNAHPIQLFNNNWVQRWRETQNFEIFNNFTDDRIFDLFTPKHAYNAIDPFTAFQQKLATTFQNLKKNNGSTDGNKPKENISISSKQQRDSTLTKATSSPSSTASSATEINNNNSKEPNMWNSWREYFKDRKKNKKKNNADSTVKSTQHLELSRSTNDAIDSALIGLGLHNGIEEPENVNDNDQEKEEEGEEEGEEEGEEEGKQEGKEEGKEENEEEEAESYKSIRRSFTFEETTN; from the coding sequence ATGCAAGACGAACTGCCCATTATTATGGGCCTGTGTTTGGTTGACTTTCACCATAAGAGAGGACCTGAAGTCGAGTATTCCTGCGGAATACCCAAGGATACTGAAGGGAATATCGTTTTCCCCAACTTACCATTTCAAGCATTACCCGATGGCTCACATTCATTTAAAGAGACATTCACTTATTTCACATTACTTTACAACGAGAAGAAAAAGTGTAGCCCGCCCAATGGTGCGACAGAAATagcagaagatgaattaggTGACTATACTACACTGTTTGCTATATCATGTTCAAGACAGATTAGAAGTGATGATTTGACGTAtaaggaagaagatattaCTAGATCAACTGTACAAAAGGCTATTGTTGTAATATCTCGAAAACCAATATTCGGTCAGATAAAGGATAAAGTTAGCCTAGTGACAAATGCATTTTTCCTCCAACGGGATTTCTCAGATAAAACCATTATAACATCACTTTATGAAAATTTAATGGCATTATTCAAGACTTGGAACCTTCAAGATGGTCATTTTTATTTGGGACTTTCATTAAGGAGGATAATTTACGATTTTAAAAAGGATATACTCGTTCTGTTAAAGGCATTATTACTGGAGAGacaattgattttttatGGAACTAACGTTGAAGCACTTTGCAATTTACAGTTTGGCTTAATCAGTTTGATTCCCAATTTACTTTCCCACTTAGAGAATTCTGGTAGTCCTCTTTTAtatgaaaatttggaaaacctGAAAGTTGCTGATTCATTTAGATCTAGCGATAGAAAATCagttttaaaatttctagGATTTCCACTCttaatttttgagaaaggTGGACTATTTTCACCATATACTCCCTTACAACAGATTCAAGACATTAACTCTGAAGccaccaaatttttcgTCATTGGAAGCTCAAATTCGTTACTAacagaaagaaaaaatgaattatGTGATATTTTTGTTAATGTAGATGATTCATCGGTAGAAATTATCAATAAATCCCTAAATGCAGCTCTAACGCTTTCGAACCACGAtaaaaaatggattgatTCCATTACAAATGCTGTTGTTTCCACTTGGAATGAAAACGATTTAGAGACGCCAAAAAATTCACAATTTGAAGGTAGTGAAGATTTTATAAGATGGCAGTTTGAGGATTACCTAACAGGACTACTCTCCAGTATTAAATTGTCGGATTACATGGCGAGTCCCAAAGTTAATGATACTTCGTTGCAATCGATTCCTGAAGAAATGCAAAATGCTCATCCGATACAGCTATTCAATAACAATTGGGTACAAAGATGGAGAGAAACtcagaattttgaaattttcaacaattttactGATGATAGGATATTTGATCTATTCACACCAAAGCATGCATATAATGCCATAGATCCGTTTACAGCATTTCAACAAAAGTTGGCAACCACTTTCCAAAATctaaaaaagaataatggTAGTACAGATGGTAATAAACCAAAAGAGAATATATCAATATCCAGTAAACAACAGAGGGATAGTACTTTGACCAAGGCGACTTCTTCTCCTTCGTCCACGGCGTCTAGCGCAACGGAAatcaataataataatagtaaagAACCAAATATGTGGAATTCATGGCGAGAATACTTCAAAGATaggaagaaaaacaaaaagaaaaataatgCAGATTCAACTGTCAAGTCTACGCAGCATTTGGAGCTTAGCCGTAGTACTAATGATGCAATTGACAGTGCATTGATTGGACTGGGTCTTCACAATGGTATAGAGGAACCAGAAAACGTTAATGATAACgatcaagaaaaagaagaagaaggagaagaagaaggagaagaagaaggagaagaggaaggaaaacaagaaggaaaagaagaaggaaaagaagaaaatgaagaggaagaagctgAAAGTTACAAGAGCATAAGGCGATCATTCACGTTTGAGGAAACTACGAATTAG
- the RGP1 gene encoding Rgp1p (similar to uniprot|P16664 Saccharomyces cerevisiae YDR137W RGP1 Subunit of a Golgi membrane exchange factor (Ric1p-Rgp1p) that catalyzes nucleotide exchange on Ypt6p) encodes MRTHRVDSYLLTENIRLEIVHESNPYFAGENISLVIRIKHLGSYQELVSLKDSLKELHEEIEAQGAYVESQDNDNTNVQEDGRQPWSMKSLLNAMKGMSEEDVKPNNAHIDLERQKRQREQLVKQIKYHKPVELMSGYVQIFGMFQFDPEVINETKLDKTSVKVVGLDTPLSHVTKKMSGTAVEENDSNQPNSLAKYFHSKRSAQFLGSSNVNEDELKGDHNAVFTLAAHDESVEYRQFPILLIPQTLLFSELNLEPGETKVFRFKSSKLSRMIPPSYYVSPNISINYSLEVGMGRLYHGDIEQDTIKVPINIAPFVSRSGAQYSPVLNEKVTIMEPGLVKEVKQRQPSGGRVVSSTVHQHARRPSAFSLMNSDRNQDVEKLIHNFAKLVESNQDEFGDLEELVDSQMAIQFPEESSDESPTLMNSDEKREDENGYVTKRMSTVSSNVSDLARLTANRPARKLGFNEEKGLIPQLDNLQNIYQINWNGQSITRIVCSKRFYTITDDIDLVLELDHNSPPTHKVSAVTVTLESCELINPEYVTDLENLKKPQVNRIYDAHAICFDDCDRIPLKLIMPKTPMYQLASQFKTDVFQLRWMLGIKFVLVPRTANISLEQFYEDKKGVLYHAKEILEGEEFSCHIPLAILPSASKYGGW; translated from the coding sequence ATGCGTACTCATAGAGTAGATTCTTATCTGCTCACAGAGAATATAAGGTTAGAGATTGTTCATGAATCAAATCCATATTTTGCTGGTGAAAACATATCACTGGTGATAAGAATTAAGCACTTAGGGTCATATCAAGAACTGGTTTCACTGAAAGACAGCCTCAAAGAATtacatgaagaaattgaagcaCAAGGTGCTTATGTAGAGTCACAGgataatgataataccAATGTACAAGAAGATGGGAGACAGCCATGGTCGATGAAATCTCTATTGAATGCAATGAAGGGAATgtcagaagaagatgttaaACCTAATAATGCGCATATAGATTTAGAAAGGCAGAAGAGACAACGGGAACAATTGGTAAAACAGATAAAATATCATAAACCTGTGGAACTGATGTCAGGATACGTTCAGATATTTGGTATGTTTCAGTTTGATCCAGAAGTCATTAATGAAACgaaattggataaaacTAGCGTTAAAGTGGTTGGATTGGATACTCCACTAAGCCATGTGACTAAGAAGATGTCAGGAACTGCAGTAGAGGAGAACGATTCGAATCAACCCAATTCTCTGGCAAAGTATTTCCACTCCAAGAGAAGTGCTCAATTCTTGGGATCATCCAATgttaatgaagatgaattgaaaggtGACCATAATGCAGTTTTTACGTTGGCGGCTCACGATGAGTCAGTAGAATACAGACAATTTCCAATCTTATTGATACCGCAAACATTACTGTTTTCTGAATTAAACTTGGAACCAGGTGAGACCAAAGTTTTTAGATTCAAATCCAGTAAATTATCCCGAATGATACCCCCTAGTTATTACGTTTCTCCGAATATTTCCATAAATTACAGCTTAGAAGTCGGTATGGGTAGATTATATCACGGTGACATTGAACAAGATACTATTAAGGTTCCAATCAACATTGCTCCCTTTGTGAGCAGGTCTGGAGCCCAATATTCTCCAGTATTGAATGAAAAAGTAACAATTATGGAACCAGGTCTAGTTAAGGAAGTTAAACAGAGGCAGCCGAGTGGTGGTAGAGTGGTATCCAGTACAGTGCATCAACATGCAAGAAGGCCGTCTGCATtttcattgatgaattcgGATAGAAATCAAGATGTGGAAAAACTGATACACAATTTCGCTAAGCTGGTGGAATCCAATCAGGACGAGTTTGGAGATCTAGAGGAATTGGTTGATTCCCAAATGGCGATTCAGTTTCCAGAAGAATCTAGTGATGAGTCGCCTACTTTAATGAATTCTGACGAAAAACgagaagatgagaatggATATGTGACAAAAAGGATGTCTACCGTTTCAAGTAACGTTTCTGACCTGGCAAGGTTGACCGCTAATCGTCCAGCGAGAAAATTGGGTTTTAATGAGGAAAAGGGTTTGATACCTCAATTAGATAACTTACAAAACATCTATCaaatcaattggaatgGTCAATCGATCACTAGAATTGTTTGTTCCAAACGTTTTTACACAATCACAGACGATATTGATTTGGTACTAGAATTAGATCATAATTCACCTCCGACACACAAAGTTAGCGCTGTAACGGTGACACTAGAATCCTGTGAGTTGATTAATCCTGAATACGTGACTGATTTAGAAAATCTTAAGAAACCGCAAGTGAATCGCATTTACGATGCACATGCAATATGTTTTGATGATTGCGATCGTATACCATTAAAGCTTATAATGCCTAAGACTCCAATGTATCAATTAGCAAGCCAATTCAAAACTGACGTATTTCAATTAAGATGGATGCTAGGAATTAAGTTCGTTTTGGTCCCCAGAACTGCAAACATTAGCTTGGAGCAATTTTATGAGGATAAGAAAGGTGTATTATATCATGCGaaggaaattttggaaGGTGAAGAGTTTTCATGTCATATACCTCTCGCTATTTTACCATCTGCCTCTAAATACGGCGGGTGGTAA